One Portunus trituberculatus isolate SZX2019 chromosome 42, ASM1759143v1, whole genome shotgun sequence DNA window includes the following coding sequences:
- the LOC123517532 gene encoding LOW QUALITY PROTEIN: transcription factor Sox-11-A-like (The sequence of the model RefSeq protein was modified relative to this genomic sequence to represent the inferred CDS: inserted 1 base in 1 codon): protein MLPNAVYERVPMHSNNTKVFGSMLVNDKSNTPYSDATQTKKHPPNHIKRPMNAFMVWSQMERREIIKYAPDMHNAEISKQLGRRWKMLSEEQRRPYREEAERLKALHTREYPNYKYRPRKKGQKAQLKGVSEKSGGKVVKAKDHTNSKDRAKNVVNVISNTRITHTQGLDVDHNKLGIKITINDDFKRTHRMPQNGVMSLTPHSPPEVPASPSCELPDSPESASMYEDQPAFTYSPSVTAQYHSTSTPIVTNTPTNFTLSHSTSGQLTITSPNNIKQEPDDPLYEAVYTPQSLASPGLSXPNISESSTTPFIKTEIKADFQNTNELHVEHATLDDLYNITDFIPISDMKVDLDSIDADIDFDAVSTSSGSHFDFSSVAEEADTLLSDTWIGGRSFLP from the exons ATGTTACCTAACGCGGTTTATGAAAGGGTGCCTATGCACTCCAACAACACAAAAGTTTTTGGATCTATGCTGGTCAACGACAAGTCAAACACGCCATATTCCGATGCCACTCAG ACTAAGAAACATCCACCCAACCACATCAAGCGACCCATGAACGCCTTCATGGTCTGGTCGCAGATGGAGCGGAGGGAAATCATCAAGTACGCCCCCGACATGCACAATGCTGAGATTTCCAAACAGCTTGGGCGCCGCTGGAAGATGCTGTCGGAGGAGCAGAGACGACCATACCGGGAAGAAGCAGAGCGCTTGAAGGCGTTGCACACTCGGGAGTACCCCAACTACAAGTACCGCCCACGCAAGAAGGGCCAGAAGGCTCAGCTCAAGGGTGTGTCGGAGAAGAGTGGCGGGAAGGTCGTCAAGGCTAAAGATCACACCAACAGCAAGGATCGTGCTAAGAACGTTGTAAACGTCATCAGCAATACCCGTATCACTCACACACAGGGGCTTGATGTCGATCACAACAAACTGGGAATCAAGATCACCATTAACGACGACTTCAAGAGAACCCACAGAATGCCACAGAACGGGGTCATGTCACTGACTCCACATTCCCCTCCCGAGGTGCCTGCCAGCCCCTCCTGTGAGCTGCCTGACTCTCCAGAGAGTGCTTCAATGTATGAAGACCAACCGGCCTTCACCTACAGCCCCTCCGTCACCGCCCAATATCACTCAACAAGCACACCAATTGTCACCAACACTCCAACCAACTTCACCCTCAGTCATTCAACGTCCGGCCAACTCACGATAACCAGTCCAAACAATATTAAGCAGGAACCGGATGACCCGTTGTACGAGGCAGTGTATACTCCACAGAGCCTCGCTTCCCCTGGTCTCA TCCCAAACATCTCTGAGTCGTCTACAACTCCATTTATTAAGACGGAGATCAAGGCAGACTTCCAGAATACCAACGAGTTGCATGTTGAGCATGCGACGCTCGACGATCTGTACAACATCACAGACTTCATCCCCATCTCAGACATGAAGGTCGATCTGGACTCCATCGACGCTGATATCGACTTCGATGCCGTTAGCACGAGTTCAGGGTCCCACTTTGACTTCTCCAGTGTAGCTGAGGAGGCCGACACTTTGCTCTCCGATACGTGGATCGGAGGCCGGAGCTTCTTGCCGTAA